From the Emys orbicularis isolate rEmyOrb1 chromosome 19, rEmyOrb1.hap1, whole genome shotgun sequence genome, the window TTATGGGgcttgggaagggggggggttgaTCTCAGCCACGACAAGCTGCTCCGGTGCCGGACTTGGGGGCTGACGCCCGCTGTGATTGGTACAAAGGGTCCCCCGGGCGCAAGCGACCACACGGCAGGCGGAGGGGGAGGGCGGCACGGTCTTTATTCCAGCGCAGCCCCGGGCAGGCCAGCGACTCCACTCGGATGAGACAAgaaaagggagttggggggttaaaacagaataaaaggggggggcgctgggagcaTTGggcttggggggagagagaacggCTCCGAGGTCAGCCCCAGGCCCGATCCCTCCCCGGGTGGCAGACATGACAGCCCTTCCCTGCGCAGTGATTCAGGGGAGCCCAAATCCTCCATCTAGCCCCTGCCCCGGGGCAGCCCGTCCCGGGAGCTGCCCCCACCAGCTCCGGGCTGCGAGGGGGCTGCCAGCTGCGGGGGGCGCTCGTGGTGACGGAGACGTTTGTCTCCTAGGAACCTGGCTGAGACTCATTCCACGCAGGGGGCCCAGAGCGCCCAGGTGGGGATCACGCCCGACCTgggctggagccagcaccccgccCCATCGCCCCCCCTTCCGCTGCGTGTGCCCCGAGgttccctgagctggggctggcccCGGGGAGAGAGGAGATTTGGCTCCAAGCTCAGTCTTAGGTAGCCTCCGCTGAGACACCAAGACCCAAACGGGCCCCTCCCAGGGGCAAGGAGTGGGGGGGCCACTGCTGCCCCCCCCGTCCGATGCCCGGAGGCCTCAGCAGTCTCCAGCTGCCCCCTGGCCACTGACCCCACCTGGCGAAATCGGCTTTTTAAAGTTTGCTAAAAAGTTTCAGGATATTTGTAAAAAAACCGCCAAAGGAACAAAATCCAgtgagatggggggaggaggggggctgtcACTGCCCCCAGAGGGGCACGTGGGGATaccggcaggggcagggctgttgGCTGTGGCTCCGCTTAGACTCAGAGCAGAGCCGTGAAGATAAAGGGCTGGTTTCCAATGGGGGGGGGCGCCCCCCTCCCTGTCTCTGCTCAGGAGAACGCCACAATCCCGGTTAAAATGGTCGCGACTGCGGCGAGGAAAACGCTCTTGGTTACGCTGTCTCTGATCTAGCCTGGAGCGTCAGCCGGCCACGGTCTCTCCCCCGCTCCTCATCCTTCGGCTCAGACGGCCTCCTGCCTCggcagtggggcctggggcgAGCCGGCaccgagctggggtggggggcccaaCCCCACGGTGTTATCTCTTGCTGCTTCGCCGGGTCTCTTTGCCGTTGCTGATGGGGCTGGAGGACGAGCTGGACCCGGCCGAGCCCGCGCCCTGGTGATTCGGCTGACTCCTGGTGATCCGGCCGCTGGTGGGGTGGGACGGGACgtttggtgggtgggggagggcgacAGGGCCTGGGGCACTCAGCCCGTTGCCGTTCTGGCTCTCGGCAGCTAAAAACAAAAGCGACAGATTCCACAGGGAAATTAACAGCGAAGCCAAGGcagtgctgggcagagaacccaggcgtcctggctcccagccccctctgttcTAATCACTAcatgccactcccctccccgagctggggatagaacccaggagtcctggctcccaacccccgctgctctaacctgctagcccccactccccgaaTTACTGGATTGGAGAATTGGCCGGAGCTGTGAATGCCCCCAAGTGGCTAGTGCTGAATGGCTCCGAGGCAGGGCCACGTCCCACCCGCCTTGCTCAGGGATGGGGGGACATCTGGCCTGTGGAGCTGGGGGAGTCCCTTACCTGGGGACGAAGCGGCAGGGCCCGGGGTGGTCTGGGAAGCAGCAGGGGTCGCGTTGTCGTTCTGGGCCTGAAGGAAACGGAAATGAGAACTCGTGGTCCCGGATCTCGCAGGATCCTGGCGCACTTCCCCAGTCGCCCGCGGGACAGAGATGCGTCCGCttctgggcagcagcagcccagccgcGCGTCTGCGACGGACAcaaatccacccccaccccgtcccgtcccgtcccagcaggagcagagacagggGAGATTCCAGCGACACTCCGGTGCCTCTTGGCCCCGGGGGTCGGCAGCAGCAGGAAGCCCCGAGGGCCTTTTCACAGCGGGCCCCGTGGGCATCCGCAGGTGAGCAGATCCGATTACCCCGCTCGAtgggcccccccagccctctgcgccCCAGCTGGGACTCACGGCTTTGGTCTGGGACTGCTGGGTCACGTACTCCGGGTTGGGTTCGCTAAAGTTCGGGACCTCGGAGTAAATCATGCAGAACCTAGGGAGGGAAATGGCAGGTCAGCGAGGCCACCAGCCAACCCCTTCCTCCCCTCGCACTCAGCCTTATCCCGGGGGAGGGGATGCCCCGACTCTCCAGCGGAGAGAGTCCTGGACCGTCTCAGGCCAGGATCTTGATGCAAACTATGCTGGGAATACAGTCCCCAGGTATCCAGTCTCCCCTGCTCTACCCAccaggccaggccccctcccggggctgggaacagaacccaggactcctggctccccgcccccaccctgctctaaacACCACTCCTGAGGAGACACCCACATGGTCAGCCCCGGGGGCAAATCGCTCCGGCTTTGGGGCTGCCCcacacttctcccctccccagcctctaAGAAGCCAGGCTCCAGGGAGCAAcgtccccagggctcccgcagtGAAGCCGACAGGCCTTCCTTACTCTCCGATTTTCTGCAGGTCTCCTCCGCGGCCCGTGTAgagagtcaggcagcctttgaaAACGGACGCGTAGCTGAAAGCGAGAGGAATGCCGAGATCTGGGGTGAACTGCACGGGGCTGCCCCAGCGGCTGCAGGCCAGAAATCGCACCCGGGACTGGGTGCAAAGCTATGGGCCCCAATTCTCACTTCCCCTGAACCTGCACTTGGGGGAGGCACCGTTGTGCTCCCAATGCTCTGGGGCTGGCCAGGGACACCCCtgatgtaatttagagcagccctgaggccgCTCTGACTTACACTCTGCTTCCCACAACTCCCTATAGAAGGAGAGAagaacctcccccccgccccccgccccggcaGCACTGTGTGCTGCTTCGGCAGCGCCACCGGGGGGCGCCCTAATTATTCTTTCAAGCGGCTCCCACAAAAGCAGTCGCAGTTTCCGGGTGCAGCGCTAGCTAggctgggggtggcgggggaTACAGGGACAATAAAATCCTGCCTTGACATCGTTTCTAAGTTAAGCCGACATGATGAATCCATTGAGATCAGTCCTACCCGCTTACGGtaacttccccccaccctcatgtCCAGGGATAGAGAGCTGGCGTCCTATTGCTACTCTGAgattaactgtgtgtgtgtgcgggaagGGTCTTTTCCAGGGActtaactggatttttttttttaattgtatctcTATATTTAAACTAATAAAGTCTCCTACCCAAGGTGCCCTGACCCCACCATACATCCATTATGATGCACCCTCAGCGTTAAAGTCGTCAGCAGGAATTCAGCCACTGCCCTCGGCCTTCTCCCacattcctctcccctccccctcctccccccccccccacttttgcaGCCTGCCTAGAAAGTTAGGAAATTCGGAGCCTAGAGTAGCTCTGAGCAGGCAGACGCAGGCCTGTTTGCTCTGGCTTGTATCTCCCTCAGCAGAGGAAGGGGACCGGCGCTGAGAATGGGGgccggggagaggagcagcctggCCTGTTCTCCTCCCCCTGGAAGGGCAGGCGTCGCCGTCCCAGATGTGGGGCGCTCAGGTGAGCCCGCAGCCTGGTCTATCAAACGGTGAATGAGCTCGTCTCAGGAGCCCTGGGGGGCCTGAGGCTGACGGGCTGGGCGAGCAGCCGGCACCAACACGACCGGGTCCcgtggttcccccctcccccagcagggtctCGCCTACCCTTTGGTCAATCGGATGATGTCTCCCGGCTGAATGAGGTTCCCTACGTCATCCCACACCGAGATGTTGATGCTGCCGGTTTTGTCGGCTACTTTGCACGTCCGCACCTCGTGGCCGTCCTTTGTCTTGGTCACCCGACCTGCAGGGGGGAGCAGACCGTCCAGTTCGCGGGACATCTCCGTGGTAACACCGAGGAGCCCCTTTGGGCTAGACAAGGCCTTGTACAGACACAGACCACA encodes:
- the NABP2 gene encoding SOSS complex subunit B1, translated to MTTETFVKDIKPGLKNLNLIFIVLETGRVTKTKDGHEVRTCKVADKTGSINISVWDDVGNLIQPGDIIRLTKGYASVFKGCLTLYTGRGGDLQKIGEFCMIYSEVPNFSEPNPEYVTQQSQTKAAQNDNATPAASQTTPGPAASSPAAESQNGNGLSAPGPVALPHPPNVPSHPTSGRITRSQPNHQGAGSAGSSSSSSPISNGKETRRSSKR